From a region of the Procambarus clarkii isolate CNS0578487 chromosome 18, FALCON_Pclarkii_2.0, whole genome shotgun sequence genome:
- the Roc2 gene encoding RING-box protein 2, which translates to MNNDVEINDGDAENIPSDAQKPEKMFTLKKWNAVAMWSWDVECDTCAICRVQVMDACLRCQGENKQDDCVVIWGECNHSFHNCCMSLWVKQNNRCPLCQQEWSVQRVGK; encoded by the exons atgaacaacgACGTAGAAATAAACGACGGTGACGCAGAAAATATACCAAGTGATGCCCAAAAGCCAGAAAAGATGTTTACTTTGAAGAAATGGAATGCCGTGGCCATGTGGAGTTGGGACGTTGAGTGCGATACCTGTGCAATCTGCAGAGTGCAAGTTATGG ATGCTTGCCTACGGTGCCAAGGAGAAAACAAACAAGACGACTGTGTGGTGATCTGGGGAGAGTGCAACCACTCTTTCCACAACTGTTGTATGAGTTTGTGGGTAAAACAGAATAACCGCTGCCCTCTGTGTCAACAAGAGTGGTCTGTACAGCGAGTTGGTAAATAG